In the Arachis stenosperma cultivar V10309 chromosome 8, arast.V10309.gnm1.PFL2, whole genome shotgun sequence genome, ATTGCCTCCTCCATTCCCAAACGAGCCCCTCGTTCATCATCCCAAACGAGCCCCTCGTTCATCATCGCACCCGGATCCATTCCACAAAGAAACGTAATCAATTTAAGGGTTAAACGCAAAACGACGTAGTTTTTAAGTTCAGAGACTTATTTGTCCAATTTTCAAAAGTACCCTTTCAGTCATCAGTCCACGTGTCAATCCGTCACGCTAGATCATTAGAACGAAAGCTACGTCAGACTTTTCCGTTGAATCTGACGGAGGCATTTGGACGAAGAGACTCATCCATCCAAATTTTGTGAAGGTCAagaatttaaaagtattttcaaaTGGTTAGGAACAAAAATGTCCGCAAAGCAAAAAATAAAGGATCTATTTGCCCTTTTCTCCAATTGTTTTATTGTAaattatagataaataaataaatagccTTGGAtgcatcttgtgccaaaagatgATCTCCTGAGATATACAAGAATGCCAGTAATTGAGACTCAATCGACCAAACAACTCTGTTTCCAAGTCGAAGGAAAGAGCAAACCACTCACAATAATCATCCCCTTAATACTGCTCGGATCATAAGCAATCCAATTCAGAGTGCAGCTCATAAAAACTCCATTTACAATATATGGTAGCTTAAGATGATAAATTTATTCAGTATCATACCAAATCTTTCTAAATCACCAATTTCCATTGCCAAAGAGTGTATCCTTTCCCATTGAAAATACACACTTTCCATCAGTTATTATTCATTGGCATTAGAAGACGTAACAAATTATTATTAAGATTTGTAACTAAATAACAATCATCATTGGAAAAATAATCATGACAGGCTAATAATCCACGtgttgatgatgattatgatgaCGATAATAATGACCCCAAATGCCATTAAGGCAATTATGTATACAGAAACAGCCAGCCATATAAACAAGTTGCCTAATATCATGTTTGCATATTAAATAACGTGTAAATAGTCAATTTAGAGAAAAATAACATTGATAAATAACCCAACATCAAAGGAGAAGGTAAAGTGGCTTTTTTCATTCGGAGCTTGAACCATTAACCTTTGTTGCTGCCGCAGATGCATAACTGACACTGCTATCCCTTGTACTTTTGCACTGACTTGACTGCTCGTAGCGAAGAAATTTTATCGTTATACTCGTGGAGCAGTTCCTCAGCATCTGATACAATAGCACAATGATGAGATATAGCAAAGGCTTTGAACAGAAAAAACTCCTTTAATGTGATAAGCCATAACATGTAAGGGATCACAAAGACCATATACAGATCACTAGGGAGCTCAAGATCATAGAAAACAGTGATGAAACAATTTCGTTGTTCTTTTGTTTGGAGTGAGACTCAAATTTAACGAGGACATCCATTAAGATAAACTGAAATTATCTAAGGCACTTACATGGAGAAAAACACTGATTGGATGACGTCCACAAATTGTATTATCAAACTCCAATAGGTATTTTTTGAATGCATCTGGATCTCCTGTTTCTATGATATCCATGCCCATCTTGTCTAAGGCTTCAATAGATTTGTATATAGGCCCATGCTTCTTGTCGTAGTGCATGAAATTGAATCTGACACAAAATAAAAGCAGTCAGCACCCCCAACATTATAGGAATAAAGAATGAGCAACACTGGCTCCAATATAGCAAGAAACATGAGGCGTACATCAATAGAGTTGTGATAGGATGACTCGATGAAAGTGTAGTCACTTGGGACTCATCACTCAAAATCATCGATGAAGTATGGCTCTCATTTTAAGTGTTGGCCACTCTTCAACCTATGGTGATGAAGTAATGAGTCCGAGTATACACAAGATGAGAAACAAAAAAACAGAAACATTGAAGCATGTCTTGGCAGAAAGTTTCAAAGAAATTATATCAGAGGTGACTAGCCTATACATGATCAATGAACCCGACTTCAAATATTTACTCCCTGTTGTCCCATGTTTAAACAGAACGGATTTGTAAAAGCATTCAGAAAGTGTACCAGTATAAAATTACATACCGGGATCCCCAGTGACAAAAATCTGATGACACTGAGAAAAAATTATTCGGATCATCCACATATTTGGAAAGTAACTGTCCATATACAGCTTCATTTTCAGCGCTAAGAGCTCCAACCAAAATAGGAACAATTTTTACAGGTCGCCTGCAACAATATTTCAAACTTAGTCTCTGTTTCAGAATATGAAACTAAAATCACTATAATTGCAAAATTACCCCTCAAATACTTTAGCAAGATATGGCAAGTGCATTTCCATGCTATGTTCGGCTTCATCAACACGCATATCCATCAGTTCAAATCTCCCCGTAGCCTTAAGCTCCTCATTTACTGGTAAAACAACACAGAATTAAATATGGGGCAACAACATGTAATGGAATGTGAAGCCAATATCAAAGTGAAAGTTTTAATAAATTTAGCTTTACAACTAAAGTTCCAATTATCCAAGTATCTTCACCACTCAAAAGATAAATACAATTTGAAACTACTTATGCCACAATGCCAATCATTATTTCTGTTTCCAACATAGATTACTGTTTCTCATCGTGATCAATATTCTACAAAGGAAAGCCTAATCTCATAGTATAATGGCAAGGATCACTAATTCTTAGAATTCAATATGCCTAACTCAACCTCAAAAAATAGCTCACAAATAGTGTTATCCGACACATATAGAGGCCTTAGCACATGCCTAGGACCACAAATATGGAAAGTGAAATTTTTGGAATTTGACATCTTTGGATGACTCAAAATAAAATGTAGGAAGACTCTAATGCTAGCTCATGTGGAAAGAATAACTCTAATACTATCTTATGATTGAGTATGTTTAACTCAACCTCCAAAATTAGCTTGTATGGAGAAAATTGTCCAGGAACTTATCAAAGCTATAAAAGTCTTATCTCAACACAATATGAGACTCTTAACATCAGCTAAGTATACATATTACCATATTCATACCTTCTAAATCAATAGGTAGATCccctatgggtgtcttgtagACTGTTGCAGTTGACAGAGCACATTTAGGAGTGTAATAGTGATGAGAAGGCCCAAGAAGGAACACCCTTGTACTGAAACAAAAAATAAGCATACATATTTATGATTAAGAATGGGATTTTACAATAAATACTAATTGAAATATAAGGGCAAAAAACCAAGGTTACCAAACTTTACAGGTAAAtcgataaaaagaaaaaagagctttttcaatgaaaaaatatctttttttctttttttttagtgtgtttggaaaatttctaatagtaaaagtaaaaacactagaaaaataaaaaaacatcttttttgaAAAAGCTACAATTtccatctttttttttaagatcTTTTTTGAAAATAGCGTCCAAACAAGTTAAAGTCTCATAACAAGTATAGATATTTTAAGTCCCCAAATCATGTTTATGAGTTCAGTTTAAGTTTGAGCTTTCCTATTAAGTTTATTTCAGAAAGAGGATAAAAAGATAAACAGACATGGTAGTTGGATCAATGTTTCCAAATGCATATGCAGCAGCTCGTCCAGAATATGAATAACCTGCATGCCTAACACAAAAGCATTCCAATAAACACCACAATTAGCACaatttcatcaaaatcatcacaaatcacaaagaaaaataaaaataaaaaacagaattaacaaataaaaaaggCTTAAATTGATTCAACTCACGGTGCTATTACTCCTCGCACATTAGGGGACTTGGTGAGACCACATGATTTGAGCCATCC is a window encoding:
- the LOC130943764 gene encoding uncharacterized protein LOC130943764, which encodes MEKARRASHAGSWYTDNPTQLSDELEGWLKSCGLTKSPNVRGVIAPHAGYSYSGRAAAYAFGNIDPTTITRVFLLGPSHHYYTPKCALSTATVYKTPIGDLPIDLEVNEELKATGRFELMDMRVDEAEHSMEMHLPYLAKVFEGRPVKIVPILVGALSAENEAVYGQLLSKYVDDPNNFFSVSSDFCHWGSRFNFMHYDKKHGPIYKSIEALDKMGMDIIETGDPDAFKKYLLEFDNTICGRHPISVFLHMLRNCSTSITIKFLRYEQSSQCKSTRDSSVSYASAAATKVNGSSSE